A stretch of the Corythoichthys intestinalis isolate RoL2023-P3 chromosome 22, ASM3026506v1, whole genome shotgun sequence genome encodes the following:
- the LOC130910491 gene encoding gastrula zinc finger protein XlCGF71.1-like, with protein MEQKEPEPPNIKVEEEELCVSSSREAEREEERVAKFQVMRVIVKSEVDDKTQTRLADGTRPHQRSPPVKRSRLPSDHPYPKATADLMAAAGALSGLNCTRHERLPSGKTFVCSFCCKTFNQRVHLSRHLSVHTGDKPFHCTICSKMFATRDRLHSHMRIHTGEKPFSCSVCGKRFFHRSHLVKHSQIHTGVKPFPCLFCGKRFYSNGDLIKHTRTHTGEKPFTCSICNTSFSDSSTLGKHKRRHTGEKPFNCSVCDKRFPFKFQVKKHKCVGENSTTK; from the coding sequence ATGGAACAGAAGGAGCCAGAGCCCCCCAACATCAAAGTGGAAGAGGAAGAGCTCTGCGTGTCTAGCAGTCGCGAGGCCGAGCGAGAAGAGGAGCGGGTCGCCAAGTTCCAAGTGATGCGCGTCATTGTGAAGAGCGAAGTCGACGATAAAACTCAGACTCGGTTGGCCGACGGAACCCGACCTCACCAGCGTTCACCTCCGGTCAAGCGCTCTCGACTTCCTTCGGACCACCCCTACCCAAAGGCCACGGCCGACCTAATGGCAGCCGCCGGCGCTCTATCGGGTTTAAACTGCACCCGACATGAGCGACTCCCGAGCGGGAAAACTTTCGTCTGCTCGTTTTGCTGCAAAACCTTCAACCAACGGGTCCATTTATCCCGCCACTTGAGCGTCCACACAGGGGACAAACCCTTTCACTGCACCATTTGCAGCAAAATGTTCGCCACCAGGGACCGATTGCACTCCCACATGAGGATCCACACGGGAGAAAAACCTTTCAGCTGCTCCGTTTGCGGCAAGCGATTTTTCCACCGCTCGCATTTAGTCAAACACTCCCAAATTCACACGGGCGTCAAGCCGTTCCCCTGCCTTTTTTGCGGCAAGCGCTTTTACTCCAACGGTGATCTGATCAAACACACGCGGACGCACACGGGGGAAAAACCCTTCACCTGTTCTATTTGCAACACTAGCTTCAGCGACAGCTCCACGCTGGGCAAGCACAAGCGCCGCCACACGGGAGAGAAACCCTTCAACTGCAGTGTGTGTGATAAGCGCTTTCCCTTCAAGTTCCAGGTGAAAAAGCACAAGTGTGTTGGTGAGAACAGCACCACTAAGTGA
- the LOC130910490 gene encoding C3a anaphylatoxin chemotactic receptor-like gives MSSLFLNTSHSVLATKATKGGDMDTLSVVLNAFTILLGIPGNSIVIWVAGFKLKPTVLNVWLVNLAVADVIFCFTRIFSLVKKLFLDHWPFGLFICKFNGFFKYGNMFCSVFIMAVISLDRALCVWFPVFTRTHRTVCKARLVAVCVWAASVVFSTPYFFYRQVFPDSKNLSKCTVEEVEDEDARMVLYFIRFLCGFVLPFLVILCCYILAGVGIRRARFSGKSRTLRVLALLVGAFFLCWAPYHGLLMLRMVARKSPVVKYWLPAAKGVAYFNSCVNPLLYFFVGLMMKGRSKKSLTGLYKRALADDVDVQSGQSTEDTGENGSQL, from the exons ATGTCATCCCTCTTCCTCAACACCTCGCATAGCGTCCTAGcaaccaaggcaactaaaggagGAGACATGGACACACTCTCCGTTGTCCTCAACGCCTTCACCATCCTGCTCGGCATTCCGGGCAATTCCATTGTGATCTGGGTGGCAGGTTTCAAGCTCAAG CCAACCGTCCTCAATGTGTGGCTCGTCAACCTTGCCGTAGCTGACGTAATCTTCTGCTTCACCCGAATCTTCTCCCTGGTCAAGAAACTGTTCCTGGACCACTGGCCCTTTGGCTTGTTCATCTGCAAATTCAACGGCTTCTTCAAGTACGGCAACATGTTTTGCTCCGTTTTCATAATGGCCGTCATCAGCCTGGATCGGGCCCTCTGCGTCTGGTTCCCCGTGTTTACCCGGACCCACCGCACGGTGTGCAAAGCCCGCTTggtggctgtgtgtgtgtgggcggCGTCGGTGGTCTTCAGCACACCGTACTTTTTCTACCGGCAAGTCTTCCCAGATTCCAAGAACCTGAGCAAGTGCACCGTGGAGGAGGTAGAGGACGAAGATGCCAGGATGGTGCTCTACTTCATTCGTTTTCTTTGCGGCTTCGTGCTGCCTTTCCTAGTCATTCTGTGCTGCTACATCCTAGCTGGGGTGGGCATCCGCCGCGCCCGCTTTTCTGGGAAGTCGCGTACCTTGCGTGTGTTGGCCTTGCTGGTGGGCGCTTTCTTCCTGTGCTGGGCTCCGTACCACGGGCTGCTAATGCTCAGGATGGTGGCCAGAAAAAGCCCGGTGGTCAAGTACTGGCTGCCCGCCGCTAAGGGTGTGGCGTACTTCAACAGCTGCGTCAACCCGCTTCTTTACTTCTTTGTTGGACTCATGATGAAAGGTCGGTCGAAGAAGTCTTTGACGGGCCTGTACAAACGCGCTCTAGCCGATGATGTTGACGTACAATCTGGGCAGTCCACTGAGGACACGGGGGAGAATGGGTCACAGTTGTGA